In the Methylomonas rhizoryzae genome, one interval contains:
- the motD gene encoding flagellar motor protein MotD, which translates to MARRRRKMIEEAEHHERWMVSYADFITLLFAFFVVMYSISSVNKGKYETFSESLDQALFHSEKIVKEAEPIEIGVIPTRVQPIELPDLMTVTEQEHQLSEEIKQEKQRLDEVSDEFQRALQPFVESQLVGINKHEFWVELEMNSELLFASGKAELSGKALPVLQKVAEVVLAVPNVINVEGYTDDVPISTGLYPSNWDLSSARATTVVKELVKNGVPPARLSAVGYGEFHPIADNSVEEGRFKNRRVVLVLMSQAFARYGMTDEQRAKALNLKSETDHSESAGNVR; encoded by the coding sequence ACTGTTCGCGTTTTTTGTCGTGATGTATTCGATATCCTCTGTTAACAAAGGGAAGTACGAGACGTTTTCCGAGTCGTTGGATCAAGCCTTATTTCACAGTGAAAAAATCGTCAAGGAAGCCGAGCCGATAGAAATCGGGGTTATTCCCACCCGTGTACAGCCTATCGAGTTGCCGGATTTAATGACGGTTACGGAACAAGAGCATCAACTTAGCGAAGAAATAAAGCAGGAAAAGCAAAGGTTGGATGAAGTATCCGACGAGTTTCAGCGTGCATTGCAGCCTTTTGTCGAAAGCCAATTAGTCGGCATAAACAAGCACGAATTTTGGGTTGAGTTGGAAATGAACAGCGAGTTGCTTTTTGCTAGCGGTAAAGCGGAGTTATCCGGCAAAGCTCTGCCCGTTTTGCAAAAAGTGGCTGAGGTTGTATTGGCGGTCCCCAATGTCATCAATGTAGAGGGCTATACCGACGATGTGCCTATATCGACAGGTTTGTACCCTTCGAATTGGGATTTATCCTCAGCCCGTGCTACTACGGTTGTGAAGGAGTTAGTCAAAAACGGTGTCCCGCCTGCTCGTTTATCAGCCGTTGGGTATGGAGAATTTCATCCTATTGCCGATAACAGTGTCGAAGAGGGGCGGTTCAAGAATCGGCGTGTTGTTTTGGTGTTGATGTCACAGGCTTTTGCGCGTTACGGAATGACAGACGAACAAAGAGCCAAGGCGCTGAACTTAAAATCGGAAACCGATCACTCTGAATCTGCCGGTAACGTGCGGTAA